One window from the genome of Natrinema caseinilyticum encodes:
- a CDS encoding TRAM domain-containing protein, translating into MGRYQPGIHDSFIKCDTPRCGANNAPEGSAEYDTDCWRCGEPLGGKPELGDTVAVDIVDEKSDGTLVCKTESGFVLFLEAETSAIEATVRVTSIDETYGEAELVETDP; encoded by the coding sequence GTGGGACGATATCAGCCAGGAATTCACGATTCGTTCATCAAGTGTGATACGCCACGGTGTGGTGCGAACAACGCTCCGGAGGGATCCGCCGAGTACGACACGGACTGCTGGCGATGTGGAGAACCACTGGGTGGGAAACCCGAACTCGGGGACACCGTCGCCGTCGATATCGTCGACGAGAAGTCCGATGGAACGCTCGTCTGCAAAACCGAGAGCGGATTCGTCCTCTTTCTCGAGGCAGAGACGTCGGCGATCGAAGCGACCGTTCGCGTCACGTCGATCGACGAAACGTACGGCGAGGCAGAACTGGTCGAAACGGATCCGTGA